In a genomic window of Narcine bancroftii isolate sNarBan1 chromosome 7, sNarBan1.hap1, whole genome shotgun sequence:
- the LOC138739341 gene encoding zinc finger protein 678-like: MDPQMAMIHRKEFALQNEESSVGFNTKEKLKTERHNYASGSLTCVHCDFTYTDHEVLEKHLDSIHPEFSDLTNIVIYQKTAKLFHCQLCFFTNKVYSDVYNHVATQHPKLSKSEVASQIKDPNEGTGSETNKHPRATKRKLKESKVIEKEKSTKRRRRGRRKRTEIAVSTIEIKPTKPTETGLSTVEGQPIKRKPGRPKRKVEEAKTDFNCAKCKTRFNSPNELNTHNCQKKKMKGSNTPLFDFEYSNYSGRYPPQYESTRISAVSQTTSKEPADLNKSEKSGVFNNPEKLTMPNIAADHAVSNNLKLTNSDAKKLTTSHDAAEASEEKDYVKSLQENVKYVRGTFYCVTCKFHCKSKSSALYHVVRVHDKPYPFKCGECGRCFVMDNELQRHMSVHTGEAYYKCSKCDFESDYARAFKNHEKQCTSQQREDNSSEKKQQNTQEMKSISSESPAVQPPSFSTEEVLSQEISLSKVESSEAVLPAEAGKKGLELTAGQNEASRLQYLEAEEPIAALQQDSTSTKDNVICHECGMTFEEQDLYEKHKVLHAVQKPLISEFTRDVSVSSNDVEKNVERKTFSCIPCNVRYQSEEDLQHHLNIHKPNNDGKIFNCEICSARFEKQIELHDHLKIHKQNISKTNQANMPDNRTLYKCHYCSYSTYLFVNYIGHVKIAHSNEFPIHCTACGDGFQLPGELRKHKCQQSQGNSVISSQGDE; the protein is encoded by the coding sequence ATGGATCCACAAATGGCAATGATACACAGAAAGGAATTTGCACTACAAAACGAAGAGTCTTCTGTTGGGTTTAATACTAAAGAGAAATTGAAAACTGAAAGGCATAATTACGCCTCTGGATCTTTAACCTGTGTGCATTGCGATTTCACATATACTGATCATGAAGTTTTGGAAAAGCACCTTGATTCAATTCACCCTGAATTCTCTGATTTAACAAATATTGTGATTTATCAGAAAACTGCCAAATTGTTCCATTGTCAGTTGTGTTTTTTCACCAACAAAGTATATAGTGATGTTTATAATCACGTTGCAACACAGCACCCAAAGTTGAGCAAAAGTGAAGTAGCTTCTCAAATAAAAGATCCAAATGAAGGAACAGGCAGTGAAACTAATAAGCATCCACGAGCCACAAAGAGAAAACTAAAAGAATCCAAAGTGATTGAGAAAGAAAAATCTACAAAAAGGCGAAGACGAGGACGAAGAAAACGTACAGAAATAGCTGTGAGCACAATTGAAATAAAGCCTACAAAACCAACAGAGACAGGGTTGAGTACAGTTGAGGGACAACCTATTAAGAGAAAACCTGGTCGACCAAAGCGCAAAGTTGAAGAAGCGAAAACTGATTTTaactgtgcaaaatgtaaaactcGGTTCAATAGTCCTAATGAGCTAAATACCCACAATTgtcagaagaaaaagatgaagggtTCTAACACTCCACTGTTTGATTTTGAGTATTCCAATTATAGTGGTCGATACCCACCTCAATATGAATCTACCCGTATTTCAGCAGTTTCACAAACCACTTCTAAAGAGCCAGCAGATTTGAACAAATCTGAAAAGTCAGGAGTCTTCAATAATCCTGAGAAACTGACCATGCCAAATATTGCTGCAGATCATGCAGTTTCAAATAACCTCAAGTTGACAAATTCAGATGCGAAAAAGCTGACAACTTCACATGATGCAGCAGAGGCATCTGAAGAAAAAGATTATGTAAAAAGTTTACAAGAAAATGTTAAGTATGTCAGAGGAACCTTTTACTGTGTTACTTGTAAATTCCATTGTAAAAGCAAAAGTAGTGCCCTGTATCATGTTGTAAGGGTACATGACAAGCCTTATCCTTTTAAGTGTGGTGAATGTGGAAGATGTTTTGTCATGGACAATGAGCTGCAACGTCATATGTCAGTTCATACTGGAGAAGCTTATTACAAATGTTCTAAATGTGACTTTGAATCTGATTATGCCAGAGCATTTAAGAATCATGAGAAGCAGTGTACTTCTCAGCAGAGAGAAGATAATAGTTcagaaaagaagcagcagaataCACAAGAGATGAAATCGATCAGTTCTGAATCACCTGCAGTCCAGCCTCCCAGTTTTAGTACGGAAGAAGTACTGTCACAGGAAATTTCTTTGTCAAAAGTTGAATCTTCAGAAGCTGTTTTACCAGCAGAAGCAGGAAAAAAAGGTTTAGAATTGACAGCTGGGCAGAATGAAGCTTCAAGGTTGCAATATTTGGAGGCAGAAGAGCCTATAGCGGCTCTTCAACAAGATTCTACATCTACAAAGGATAATGTAATTTGTCATGAATGTGGAATGACGTTTGAAGAACAAGACCTGTACGAAAAGCACAAAGTTCTCCATGCTGTCCAAAAGCCACTAATCTCTGAGTTCACTCGTGATGTATCAGTCTCATCAAATGATGTGGAAAAGAATGTAGAAAGAAAAACATTCAGCTGCATTCCATGCAACGTCAGGTATCAAAGTGAAGAGGATTTACAGCACCATCTGAATATTCATAAACCAAATAATGATGGCAAAATTTTTAACTGTGAGATTTGTAGTGCCAGATTTGAGAAACAAATTGAATTACATGATCATCTAAAAAttcacaaacaaaatatttcaaagactaatCAAGCTAATATGCCCGATAACAGAAcactttacaagtgtcattactGCTCTTACAGTACTTACCTCTTTGTAAATTATATAGGTCATGTCAAGATAGCTCACTCAAATGAATTTCCCATTCACTGCACAGCCTGTGGAGATGGTTTTCAGCTTCCAGGTGAACTAAGAAAGCACAAATGTCAGCAAAGTCAAGGTAACAGTGTCATATCTAGTCAGGGAGATGAATAA